Proteins encoded within one genomic window of Callithrix jacchus isolate 240 chromosome 11, calJac240_pri, whole genome shotgun sequence:
- the DDX56 gene encoding putative ATP-dependent RNA helicase DDX56, translated as MADSEALGFEHMGLDPRLLQAVTDLGWSRPTLIQEKAIPLALEGKDLLARARTGSGKTAAYAIPMLQLLLHRKATGPVVEQAVRGLVLVPTKELARQAQCMIQQLATYCARDVRVANVSAAEDLASQRAVLMEKPDVIVGTPSRILSHLQQDSLKLRDSLELLVVDEADLLFSFGFEEELKSLLCHLPRIYQAFLMSATFNEDVQALKELVLHNPVTLKLQESQLPGPDQLQQFQVVCETEEDKFLLLYTLLKLSLIRGKSLLFVNTLERSYRLRLFLEQFSIPTCVLNGELPLRSRCHIISQFNQGFYDCVIATDAEVLGAPVKGKRRGRGPKGDKASDLEAGVARGIDFHHVSAVLNFDLPPTPEAYIHRAGRTARANNPGIVLTFVLPTEQSHLGKIEELLSGENRGPILLPYQFRMEEIEGFRYRCRDAMRSVTKQAIREARLKEIKEELLHSEKLKTYFEDNPRDLQLLRHDLPLHPAVVKPHLGHVPDYLVPPALRGLVRPHKKRKKLSSSCRKAKRVKSQNPLHSFKHKGKKFRPAAKSS; from the exons ATGGCGGACTCGGAAGCACTGGGCTTTGAACACATGGGCCTCGATCCCCGGCTCCTGCAG GCTGTCACTGACCTGGGCTGGTCGCGACCTACGCTGATCCAGGAAAAGGCCATCCCACTGGCCCTAGAGGGGAAGGACCTCCTGGCTCGGGCCCGCACGGGCTCCGGGAAGACGGCCGCTTATGCTATTCCGATGCTGCAGCTGTTGCTCCACAGGAAGGCG ACAGGTCCGGTGGTAGAACAGGCAGTGAGAGGCCTTGTTCTTGTTCCTACCAAGGAACTGGCACGACAAGCACAGTGCATGATTCAGCAGCTGGCTACCTACTGTGCTCGGGATGTCCGAGTGGCCAATGTCTCAGCTGCTGAAGACTTAGCCTCTCAGAG AGCTGTGCTGATGGAGAAGCCAGATGTGATAGTGGGGACCCCATCTCGCATATTAAGCCACTTGCAACAAGACAGCTTGAAACTTCGTGACTCCTTGGAGCTTCTGGTGGTGGACGAGGCtgatcttcttttttcctttggctttgaGGAAGAGCTCAAGAGTCTCCTCTG TCACTTGCCCCGGATTTACCAGGCTTTTCTCATGTCAGCTACTTTTAATGAGGATGTGCAAGCACTCAAGGAGCTGGTATTACATAACCCG GTTACCCTTAAGCTACAGGaatcccagctgcctgggccAGACCAGTTACAGCAGTTTCAAGTGGTCTGTGAGACTGAGGAAGACAAATTCCTGTTGCTGTATACGCTGCTCAAGCTGTCATTGATTCGGGGCAAGTCTCTGCTCTTTGTCAACACCCTAGAGAGGAGTTACCGGCTACGCCTGTTCCTGGAGCAGTTCAGCATCCCCACCTGTGTGCTCAATGGAGAACTTCCACTGCGCTCCAG GTGCCACATCATCTCACAGTTCAACCAAGGCTTCTACGACTGTGTCATAGCAACTGATGCTGAAGTCCTGGGGGCCCCGGTCAAGGGCAAACGTCGGGGCCGAGGGCCCAAAGGGGATAA GGCTTCTGATCTGGAGGCAGGTGTGGCCCGGGGCATAGACTTCCACCATGTGTCTGCTGTGCTCAACTTTGATCTTCCCCCAACCCCCGAGGCCTACATCCATCGAGCCGGCAG GACAGCACGCGCCAACAACCCCGGCATAGTCTTAACCTTTGTGCTGCCCACAGAGCAGTCCCACTTAGGCAAGATTGAGGAGCTTCTCAGTGGAG AGAACAGGGGCCCCATTCTGCTCCCCTACCAGTTCCGGATGGAGGAGATTGAGGGCTTCCGCTATCGCTGCAGG GATGCCATGCGTTCAGTGACTAAGCAGGCCATTCGGGAGGCAAGATTGAAGGAGATCAAGGAGGAGCTTCTGCACTCTGAGAAGCTCAAG ACATACTTTGAAGACAACCCCAGGGACCTCCAGCTGCTGCGGCACGACCTGCCCTTGCACCCCGCAGTGGTGAAGCCCCACCTGGGCCATGTTCCTGACTACCTGG TTCCTCCTGCTCTTCGTGGCCTGGTGCGCCCTCACAAGAAGCGGAAGAAGCTGTCTTCCTCTTGTAGGAAGGCCAAG AGAGTGAAGTCCCAGAACCCACTGCACAGCTTCAAgcacaaaggaaagaaattcagaCCTGCAGCCAAGTCCTCCTGA